In Scylla paramamosain isolate STU-SP2022 chromosome 1, ASM3559412v1, whole genome shotgun sequence, one DNA window encodes the following:
- the LOC135100947 gene encoding pseudohemocyanin-2-like — protein sequence MKVLVFALLIASAVAGWPGYMMDAPDSVPPTQKQHDVNCVLYKMFEPLRDRNLLEKAARFSPVEDVSMYKDGGIAVRYLMDELVQGRLLEKKQCAAVTNKRYLEEAIMLFEVLMQCKDWNCVANNGAYFRERMNEEEFIYAAYHAFKHSPLTQQVVLPAIYEVKPHHFTKTEVINKAYEAKEMKLRNILLQNNFTGTPNDIEQKVAYFREDIGVGTHHLMIHLENPFWWKDTYGYHIDRKGENFFYAYHQLLNRYEAERISNYLPPLQELKLDEPLKEGFTPQTTYKYGPPFPTRNDDIYLRDVDKVGRIHEIVLVEDRIRDAIARGYVEDEQGGKIYIQNDKGIDMLGDIIQSSMYSPNRKYYGNLTTLAYTMLDQQTDPNNKYDTPPGVLAHLETLPRDPAAWKLQKRIDNIFREYIDSLPPYTKEQLEFPGIKVSEIQIQGNLETYFEEYKYDLVNAINDNSTETEFYGIYATVPRLNHKEFTYKIKVQNNNGSPKKAVIRILAMPYRDGNGAIIPFDEGRWLAIEMDLFVKTLNSGANDIVRKSSEASITVPDVPTYKTLTEMTEASQNLEMYESATGIPNRLLLPKGNEEGVQFRLLVAVTDAEQDVNDESIITMNKYHHYGVRGVQPDKRPFGYPLDRRVPDERIVDEVPNIKETMVKVYNHNVFLRLPQQ from the exons ATGAAGGTCTTGGTGTTTGCTCTGCTGATCGCCAGCGCCGTGGCCGGCTGGCCCGGCTACATGATGGATGCGCCAGATA GCGTGCCCCCAACCCAGAAACAGCACGATGTGAACTGCGTTCTCTACAAGATGTTCGAGCCTCTACGCGATAGAAACCTGTTGGAAAAGGCAGCAAGATTCAGTCCTGTGGAGGACGTTTCCATGTACAAGGACGGAGGAATCGCAGTCAGGTATCTCATGGATGAACTTGTACAAGGCCGTCTGCTGGAGAAAAAGCAATGCGCTGCCGTCACTAACAAACGCTATCTGGAAGAGGCAATCATGCTCTTTGAGGTTCTCATGCAATGCAAGGACTGGAACTGCGTTGCCAACAACGGAGCTTACTTCAGGGAgcgaatgaatgaggaggaattCATATATGCTGCCTACCATGCCTTCAAGCACTCTCCTCTCACCCAGCAAGTCGTTCTGCCCGCCATCTACGAAGTTAAACCCCACCACTTCACCAAGACGGAAGTCATAAACAAAGCTTATGAAGCCAAGGAAATGAAGCTTCGCAATATTTTATTGCAAAACAACTTCACTGGCACACCTAACGACATCGAACAGAAAGTTGCCTATTTCAGAGAAGACATTGGTGTCGGTACTCACCACCTGATGATTCACTTGGAGAATCCCTTCTGGTGGAAAGACACTTACGGCTACCACATTGACAGGAAGGGTGAGAACTTCTTCTATGCCTACCACCAGCTACTCAACCGTTACGAGGCTGAGCGCATCTCCAATTACCTGCCTCCTCTCCAGGAACTGAAGCTAGACGAGCCCCTGAAAGAGGGATTTACTCCACAGACCACCTACAAGTACGGTCCACCCTTCCCCACTCGCAATGACGACATCTACCTCCGTGACGTGGACAAGGTAGGCCGAATTCACGAAATCGTCCTCGTGGAAGACCGCATCCGCGACGCCATCGCTCGCGGCTACGTGGAGGACGAGCAAGGAGGGAAGATCTACATCCAAAATGATAAGGGCATCGACATGTTGGGTGACATCATTCAGTCATCTATGTACAGCCCCAACCGCAAGTACTACGGCAATCTCACCACCTTGGCTTACACCATGCTCGACCAGCAGACCGACCCCAACAACAAGTATGACACTCCCCCTGGCGTGCTTGCACACTTGGAGACCCTCCCACGCGATCCTGCTGCCTGGAAACTGCAAAAGAGAATCGACAACATCTTCAGGGAATACAtcgactctcttcctccttacaccAAGGAGCAACTCGAATTCCCAGGAATAAAAGTAAGCGAGATCCAAATCCAAGGCAACCTTGAAACCTACTTTGAGGAGTACAAGTACGACCTGGTCAATGCCATCAACGACAACAGCACCGAGACCGAATTCTATGGCATTTATGCCACTGTGCCCCGCCTCAATCACAAGGAGTTCACCTACAAGATCAAAGTACAGAATAACAATGGTTCTCCCAAGAAGGCTGTCATTCGCATCCTCGCCATGCCCTACCGCGACGGTAACGGTGCCATCATCCCCTTTGACGAGGGCCGCTGGCTCGCCATCGAGATGGACCTCTTTGTGAAGACCT TGAATTCAGGTGCCAATGATATCGTCCGCAAGAGTTCAGAGGCCTCCATCACTGTCCCTGACGTCCCCACGTACAAGACACTTACCGAGATGACTGAGGCTAGTCAGAACCTCGAAATGTACGAGAGCGCTACTGGCATCCCCAACAGGCTTCTCCTGCCCAAGGGTAACGAGGAGGGCGTGCAGTTCAGACTGTTGGTGGCCGTCACTGATGCTGAACAGGACGTCAATGATGAGAGCATCATTACCATGAACAAATACCACCACTATGGTGTTCGTGGCGTCCAGCCCGACAAGAGACCCTTTGGCTACCCTCTGGACCGTCGTGTTCCTGACGAGCGCATCGTCGACGAGGTTCCCAACATCAAGGAGACCATGGTGAAAGTTTACAATCACAACGTCTTCCTCCGCCTGCCTCAGCAATAA
- the LOC135101551 gene encoding pseudohemocyanin-2-like, with protein MKVLVFALLIASAVAGWPGYMMDAPDNVPPTQKQHDVNCVLYKMFEPLRDRNLLEKAARFNPVEDVSMYKDGGIAVRYLMDELVQGRLLEKKQCAAVTNKRYLEEAIMLFEVLMQCKDWNCVANNGAYFRERMNEEEFIYAAYHAFKHSPLTQQVVLPAIYEVKPHHFTKTEVINKAYEAKEMKLRNILLQNNFTGTPNDIEQKVAYFREDIGVGTHHLMIHLENPFWWKDTYGYHIDRKGENFFYAYHQLLNRYEAERISNYLPPLQELKLDEPLKEGFTPQTTYKYGPPFPTRNDDIYLRDVDKVGRIHEIVLVEDRIRDAIARGYVEDKQGRKIYIQNDKGIDILGDIIQSSMYSPNRKYYGNLTTLAYTMLDQQTDPNNKYDTPPGVLAHLETLPRDPAAWKLQKRIDNIFREYIDSLPPYTKEQLEFPGIKVSEIQIQGNLETYFEEYKYDLVNAINDNSTETEFYGIYATVPRLNHKEFTYKIKVQNNNGSPKKAVIRILAMPYRDGNGAIIPFDEGRWLAIEMDLFVKTLNSGANDIVRKSSEASITVPDVPTYKTLTEMTEASQNLEMYESATGIPNRLLLPKGNEEGVQFRLLVAVTDAEQDVNDESIITMNKYHHYGVRGVQPDKRPFGYPLDRRVPDERIVDEVPNIKETMVKVYNHNVFLRLPQQ; from the exons ATGAAGGTCTTGGTGTTTGCTCTGCTGATCGCCAGCGCCGTGGCCGGCTGGCCCGGCTACATGATGGATGCGCCAGATA ACGTGCCCCCAACCCAGAAACAGCACGATGTGAACTGCGTTCTCTACAAGATGTTCGAGCCTCTACGCGATAGAAACCTGTTGGAAAAGGCAGCAAGATTCAATCCTGTGGAGGACGTTTCCATGTACAAGGACGGAGGAATCGCAGTCCGGTATCTCATGGATGAACTTGTACAAGGCCGTCTGCTGGAGAAAAAGCAATGCGCTGCCGTCACTAACAAACGCTATCTGGAAGAGGCAATCATGCTCTTTGAGGTTCTCATGCAATGCAAGGACTGGAACTGCGTTGCCAACAACGGAGCTTACTTCAGGGAgcgaatgaatgaggaggaattCATATATGCTGCCTACCATGCCTTCAAGCACTCTCCTCTCACCCAGCAAGTCGTTCTGCCCGCCATCTACGAAGTTAAACCCCACCACTTCACCAAGACGGAGGTCATAAACAAAGCTTATGAAGCCAAGGAAATGAAGCTTCGCAATATTTTATTGCAAAACAACTTCACTGGCACACCTAACGACATCGAACAGAAAGTTGCCTATTTCAGAGAAGACATTGGTGTCGGTACTCACCACCTGATGATTCACTTGGAGAATCCCTTCTGGTGGAAAGACACTTACGGCTACCACATTGACAGGAAGGGTGAGAACTTCTTCTATGCCTACCACCAGCTACTCAACCGTTACGAGGCTGAGCGCATCTCCAATTACCTGCCTCCTCTCCAGGAACTGAAGCTAGACGAGCCCCTGAAAGAGGGATTTACTCCACAGACCACCTACAAGTACGGTCCACCCTTCCCCACTCGCAATGACGACATCTACCTCCGTGACGTGGACAAGGTAGGCCGAATTCACGAAATCGTCCTCGTGGAAGACCGCATCCGCGACGCCATCGCTCGCGGCTACGTGGAGGAcaagcagggaaggaagatcTACATCCAAAATGATAAGGGCATCGACATATTGGGTGACATCATTCAGTCATCTATGTACAGCCCCAACCGCAAGTACTACGGCAATCTCACCACCTTGGCTTACACCATGCTCGACCAGCAGACCGACCCCAACAACAAGTATGACACTCCCCCTGGCGTGCTTGCACACTTGGAGACCCTCCCACGCGATCCTGCTGCCTGGAAACTGCAAAAGAGAATCGACAACATCTTCAGGGAATACAtcgactctcttcctccttacaccAAGGAGCAACTCGAATTCCCAGGAATAAAAGTAAGCGAGATCCAAATCCAAGGCAACCTTGAAACCTACTTTGAGGAGTACAAGTACGACCTGGTCAATGCCATCAACGACAACAGCACCGAGACCGAATTCTATGGCATTTATGCCACTGTGCCCCGCCTCAATCACAAGGAGTTCACCTACAAGATCAAAGTACAGAATAACAATGGTTCTCCCAAGAAGGCTGTCATTCGCATCCTCGCCATGCCCTACCGCGACGGTAACGGTGCCATCATCCCCTTTGACGAGGGCCGCTGGCTCGCCATCGAGATGGACCTCTTTGTGAAGACCT TGAATTCAGGTGCCAATGATATCGTCCGCAAGAGTTCAGAGGCCTCCATCACTGTCCCTGACGTCCCCACGTACAAGACACTTACCGAGATGACTGAGGCTAGTCAGAACCTCGAAATGTACGAGAGCGCTACTGGCATCCCCAACAGGCTTCTCCTGCCCAAGGGTAACGAGGAGGGCGTGCAGTTCAGACTGTTGGTGGCCGTCACTGATGCTGAACAGGACGTCAATGATGAGAGCATCATTACCATGAACAAATACCACCACTATGGTGTTCGTGGCGTCCAGCCCGACAAGAGACCCTTTGGCTACCCTCTGGACCGTCGTGTTCCTGATGAGCGCATCGTCGACGAGGTTCCCAACATCAAGGAGACCATGGTGAAAGTTTACAATCACAACGTCTTCCTCCGCCTGCCTCAGCAATAA
- the LOC135102095 gene encoding pseudohemocyanin-2-like, with protein sequence MYKRGQQPSTDSISSDMKVLVVFALLVASAAANWPGYMMDEPENVATSQKQHDVNCVLYKMFEPLRDRNLLEKAARFNPVEDVSMYKDGGIAVRHLMNELVQGRLLEKKQCAAVTNKRYLEEAIMLFEVLMQCKDWNCVANNGAYFRERMNEEEFIYAAYHAFKHSPLTQQVVLPAIYEVKPHHFTKTEVINKAYEAKEMKLRNILLQNNFTGTPNDIEQKVAYFREDIGVGTHHLMIHLENPFWWKDTYGYHIDRKGENFFYAYHQLLNRYEAERISNYLPPLQELKLDEPLKEGFTPQTTYKYGPPFPTRNDDIYLRDVDKVGRIHEIVFMEDRIRDAIDRGYVEDEQGRKIHIQNDKGIDILGDIIQSSMYSPNRKYYGNLTTLAYTILDHQTDPNNKYDTPPGVLAHLETLPRDPAAWKLQKRIDNIFREYIDSLPPYTKEQLEFPGIKVSEIQIQGNLETYFEEYKYDLVNAINDNSTETEFYGIYATVPRLNHKEFTYKIKVENNNGSPKKAVIRILAMPYRDGNGAIIPFDEGRWLAIEMDLFVKTLNSGANDIVRKSSEASITVPDVPTYKTLTEMTEATQNLEMYESATGIPNRLLLPKGNEEGVQFRLLVAVTDAEQDVNDESIITMNKYHHYGVRGVQPDKRPFGYPLDRRVPDERIVDEVPNIKETMVKVYNHNVFLRLPQQ encoded by the exons ATGTATAAAAGAGGGCAGCAGCCTAGCACAGACAGCATTAGCTCCGACATGAAGGTCCTGGTGGTTTTCGCTCTGCTGGTCGCCAGCGCCGCGGCCAACTGGCCCGGCTACATGATGGATGAGCCAGAGA ACGTGGCTACATCCCAGAAACAACACGATGTGAACTGCGTTCTCTACAAGATGTTCGAGCCTCTACGCGATAGAAACCTGTTGGAAAAGGCAGCAAGATTCAATCCTGTGGAGGACGTTTCCATGTACAAGGACGGAGGAATCGCAGTCAGGCATCTCATGAATGAACTTGTACAAGGCCGTCTGCTGGAGAAAAAGCAATGCGCTGCCGTCACTAACAAACGCTATCTGGAAGAGGCAATCATGCTCTTTGAGGTTCTCATGCAATGCAAGGACTGGAACTGCGTTGCCAACAACGGAGCTTACTTCAGGGAgcgaatgaatgaggaggaattCATATATGCTGCCTACCATGCCTTCAAGCACTCTCCTCTCACCCAGCAAGTCGTTCTGCCCGCCATCTACGAAGTTAAACCCCACCACTTCACCAAGACGGAGGTCATAAACAAAGCTTATGAAGCCAAGGAAATGAAGCTTCGCAATATTTTATTGCAAAACAACTTCACTGGCACACCTAACGACATCGAACAGAAAGTTGCCTATTTCAGAGAAGACATTGGTGTCGGTACTCACCACCTGATGATTCACTTGGAGAATCCCTTCTGGTGGAAAGACACTTACGGCTACCACATTGACAGGAAGGGTGAGAACTTCTTCTATGCCTACCACCAGCTACTCAACCGTTACGAGGCTGAGCGCATCTCCAATTACCTGCCTCCTCTCCAGGAACTGAAGTTAGACGAGCCCCTGAAAGAGGGATTTACTCCACAGACCACCTACAAGTACGGTCCACCCTTCCCCACTCGCAATGACGACATCTACCTCCGTGACGTGGACAAGGTAGGCCGAATTCACGAAATCGTCTTCATGGAAGACCGCATCCGCGACGCCATCGATCGCGGCTACGTGGAGGACGAGCAGGGAAGGAAGATCCACATCCAAAATGATAAGGGCATCGATATATTGGGCGACATCATTCAGTCATCTATGTACAGCCCCAACCGCAAGTACTACGGCAATCTCACCACCTTGGCCTACACCATCCTCGACCACCAGACCGACCCCAACAACAAGTATGACACTCCCCCTGGCGTGCTTGCACACTTGGAGACCCTCCCACGCGATCCTGCTGCCTGGAAACTGCAAAAGAGAATTGACAACATCTTCAGGGAATACAtcgactctcttcctccttacaccAAGGAGCAACTCGAATTCCCAGGAATAAAAGTAAGCGAGATCCAAATCCAAGGCAACCTTGAAACCTACTTTGAGGAATACAAGTACGACCTGGTCAATGCCATCAACGACAACAGCACCGAGACCGAATTCTATGGCATTTATGCCACTGTGCCCCGCCTCAATCACAAGGAGTTCACCTACAAGATCAAAGTAGAGAATAACAATGGTTCTCCCAAGAAGGCTGTCATTCGCATCCTCGCCATGCCCTACCGAGACGGTAACGGTGCCATCATCCCCTTTGACGAGGGCCGCTGGCTCGCCATCGAGATGGACCTCTTTGTGAAGACCT TGAATTCAGGTGCCAATGATATCGTCCGCAAGAGTTCGGAGGCCTCCATCACTGTTCCTGACGTCCCTACGTACAAGACACTTACCGAGATGACTGAGGCTACTCAGAACCTCGAAATGTACGAGAGCGCTACTGGCATCCCGAACAGGCTTCTCCTGCCCAAGGGTAACGAGGAGGGCGTGCAGTTCAGACTGTTGGTGGCCGTCACTGATGCTGAACAGGACGTCAATGATGAGAGCATCATTACCATGAACAAATACCACCACTATGGTGTTCGTGGCGTCCAGCCCGACAAGAGACCCTTTGGCTACCCTCTGGACCGTCGTGTTCCTGACGAGCGCATCGTCGACGAGGTTCCCAACATCAAGGAGACCATGGTGAAAGTTTACAATCACAACGTCTTCCTCCGTCTGCCTCAACAgtaa